In the Helianthus annuus cultivar XRQ/B chromosome 11, HanXRQr2.0-SUNRISE, whole genome shotgun sequence genome, one interval contains:
- the LOC110888283 gene encoding uncharacterized protein LOC110888283, with protein sequence MESMMSQLIVRDQTIQKTLSEHDLMLKNHQASFQYLQRVVGDMSRKLEERLPGQFAGNTQPNRNAHAKATTTRSGKTVGNPRVEERLVDEEGDVIDEEIEMEAPGKVQKRLSPASTAQPGESQSEKKVEKTPIDVRPSPLVNHAYVLFPSRLKNQKYSREYGQFLDIFKQLKIILPFIEALQSMPNYAKFLKHLLRNKEKLGELSNVPLNGGCSAVVLNKLLGKLTDPGIFTIPCLFGSNTNTRALADLGASINLMPFSLYEKLDLGELAPTRMTLSLADRSVKYPRGIVVNLLVKVDKFVFPADFVILDMEADERVPIILGHPFLRTAKALIDVYDGKVTLRVGEERVTFEIDRSMNHPSGSDDYSGPCHSVYFLNSFISCVDHCLEYISGADLVVGVKVGETIEEELENVGEVEEEGIPLIPDVLAVSDDTTQPPPLELKVLPSHLEYAFLGEGSELPVIISSELEESEKVRLLDVLRANKEAIAWRLSDIKGISPSYCTHRILMEDDYKPVVQPQRRLNPNMQDVVKKEVLKLLDAGMIYPISDSP encoded by the coding sequence ATGGAGTCCATGATGAGCCAACTAATTGTTAGGGACCAAACCATTCAAAAGACCCTTAGTGAACACGATCTCATGCTTAAGAACCACCAAGCCTCCTTCCAATACCTTCAACGAGTCGTAGGGGATATGTCTAGAAAATTAGAGGAGAGGCTACCCGGTCAGTTTGCGGGTAACACCCAACCCAATCGCAATGCCCATGCTAAAGCCACTACCACCCGTAGTGGCAAGACCGTAGGAAACCCTAGAGTCGAGGAGAGATTAGTTGATGAAGAGGGAGATGTGATTGATGAGGAGATCGAAATGGAGGCTCCTGGCAAAGTGCAAAAGAGGCTaagcccagcaagtaccgcacagccCGGTGAGTCTCAAAGTGAGAAGAAAGTTGAGAAAACCCCTATAGATGTTAGACCTTCACCTTTAGTGAACCATGCGTACGTTCTGTTTCCCTCACGCCTTAAGAACCAAAAATACTCGAGGGAATACGGACAATTTCTAGACATCTTCAAGCAATTGAAGATTATTCTTCCGTTTATAGAGGCACTTCAATCGATGCCTAACTACGCGAAGTTCTTGAAACATCTCCTTAGGAACAAAGAGAAGTTAGGAGAGTTGTCTAACGTCCCGCTGAATGGGGGATGTTCCGCCGTTGTGCTAAATAAGCTTCTCGGAAAGCTTACCGATCCGGGTATTTTTACCATTCCTTGTCTATTCGGTAGTAATACCAACACTAGAGCCTTAGCCGACTTAGGTGCTAGCATCAACTTGATGCCCTTTTCTCTTTATGAGAAGCTAGACCTAGGAGAGCTTGCACCTACCCGAATGACATTGTCCCTAGCCGATAGGTCCGTTAAATACCCTAGGGGTATAGTTGTGAACTTGCTAGTTAAGGTAGACAAATTCGTGTTTCCCGCCGATTTCGTAATTCTTGATATGGAAGCGGATGAGAGAGTTCCCATTATACTAGGTCATCCTTTCTTACGTACCGCTAAGGCCCTTATAGACGTTTACGATGGTAAGGTCACCCTTAGGGTCGGTGAGGAGAGAGTTACTTTTGAGATAGATCGTTCCATGAACCACCCGAGTGGTTCGGATGACTATAGTGGTCCTTGCCATTCCGTCTACTTTTTGAACTCGTTTATCTCGTGTGTCGACCATTGCTTAGAGTACATTAGTGGAGCAGACCTAGTGGTAGGAGTGAAGGTAGGAGAGACGATAGAAGAGGAGTTGGAGAATGTAGGTGAAGTTGAAGAAGAGGGGATTCCTTTAATCCCCGATGTGTTAGCGGTTAGTGATGACACCACCCAACCCCCACCCTTAGAACTTAAGGTACTTCCATCTCATCTAGAGTATGCTTTCTTAGGGGAGGGTTCTGAGCTACCCGTTATTATTTCATCCGAGTTAGAGGAGAGTGAGAAAGTGAGGTTGTTAGATGTGTTGAGGGCCAACAAAGAGGCCATTGCATGGAGGTTGTCCGACATTAAGGGCATAAGCCCTTCCTATTGCACCCACCGGATACTCATGGAGGATGATTATAAACCGGTGGTGCAACCCCAAAGGAGGCTTAACCCCAACATGCAAGATGTAGTGAAGAAGGAGGTTCTTAAACTCCTTGATGCGGGGATGATATATCCCATTTCTGATTCGCCTTAG